One window of the Rhizobiaceae bacterium genome contains the following:
- the gltB gene encoding glutamate synthase large subunit, with translation MSVKAPSVATEIATAVQTKATAVKNPSGLPAAQGLYDPRNEHDACGVGFIAQMKGVKSHQIVKDGLAMLENLTHRGAVGADPLMGDGAGVLVQIPDRFFREEMAGRGVELPQPGHYGVGHWFMPQDPELRAHINDIIAESAQSEGLPLLGFRDVPVDNSSLSKAPEIAASEPFHRQVFIGRPAEIDNDEEYEARLYVLRKVISGRIYAENNNRDIGAYCVSLSARTIVYKGMFLAYQVGAYYKDLSDQRFETALILVHQRFSTNTFPSWKLAHPYRMVAHNGEINTVRGNNNWMAARQASVDSELFGNDISKLWPISYEGQSDTACFDNALEFLFQGGYTLAHAMMMLIPEAWAGNKTMPADRKAFYEYHAALMEPWDGPAAVAFTDGRQIGATLDRNGLRPARYVVTDDDRVIMASEAGALVVPEKHIVRKWRLQPGKMLLIDLVKGRIISDDEIKSEIAGKHPYKDWLARTQLILEDLNPVEPRALRKDVTLLDRQQAFGYTQEDTRLLMAPMATTGQEAVGSMGTDTPIAAMSDKPKLLYHYFKQNFAQVTNPPIDPIREELVMSLVSFIGPRPNILDLVGTSRRKRLEVRQPILTNADLEKIRSIGHTEDSFDTKTIDITYSVTEGAAGMPAAIERLCERAEAAVAGGYNIIILSDRQIGPDRIDIPTLLATAAVHHHLVRKGLRTSVGLVVESGEPREVHHFCCLAGYGAEAINPYLAFDTLTDMHRRGEFPPEVDADELVTRYIKSIGKGILKVMSKMGISTYQSYCGAQIFDAVGLKSDFVEKYFTGTATTIEGVGLEEISAETVRRHADAFGNDPVLRNALDVGGEYMFRMRGEAHMWTPDAVATLQHAVRKGSWDTFKEFSEQVDSASARAQNIRGLFQIRLAGETGREPVPLEDVEPAAEIVKRFSTGAMSFGSISREAHTTLAKAMNKIGGKSNTGEGGEEPDRYLPLPGGGVNPERSAIKQVASGRFGVTTEYLVNSDVMQIKVAQGAKPGEGGQLPGHKVDATIAKTRHSTQGVGLISPPPHHDIYSIEDLAQLIYDLKNVNPAADVSVKLVSEVGVGTVAAGVAKARADHITISGYDGGTGASPLTSLKHAGSPWEIGLAETHQTLVLNRLRSRVALQVDGGLKTGRDVIIGALLGADEFGFSTAPLIAAGCIMMRKCHLNTCPVGVATQDPVLRKRFKGTPEHVINYFFYVAEEVRELLAAMGYTRLDEIIGDSDLLEKRDLIDHWKMKGLDFSRLFYKPEAPKEEIRWTARQQHPIDDVLDRKLIELARPALEARQPVQIEMPIRNVDRSAGAMLSGELVKRFKHKGLRDETISVKLTGTAGQSFGAFLARGISFDLIGDGNDYVGKGLSGGRIVIRPSDEAKIVAEDSIIVGNTVLYGATEGECYFRGVAGERFAVRNSGAVTVVEGVGDHGCEYMTGGVVVVIGQTGRNFAAGMSGGVAYVLDEQGDFAKRCNMAMVELEPVPEEDDLMEKLHHHGGDIAHKGRVDVSGDMTSHDEERLYQLIANHVHYTGSTKGKAILDDWATYRPKFRKVMPVEYRRALQEMERLRMSVAAE, from the coding sequence ATGTCGGTGAAGGCCCCATCTGTAGCGACGGAAATTGCGACCGCCGTACAGACGAAGGCGACCGCCGTCAAAAATCCGTCCGGACTGCCGGCCGCACAGGGCCTTTATGATCCGCGCAACGAGCATGACGCATGTGGCGTCGGCTTCATCGCGCAGATGAAGGGCGTCAAGTCACACCAAATCGTCAAGGACGGTCTGGCCATGCTGGAGAACCTGACGCATCGAGGCGCGGTGGGCGCAGACCCGCTTATGGGCGACGGGGCCGGCGTGCTCGTCCAGATCCCCGATCGGTTCTTCCGCGAGGAGATGGCCGGGCGCGGCGTGGAACTTCCACAGCCCGGCCACTACGGCGTCGGCCACTGGTTCATGCCGCAGGACCCAGAGCTGCGCGCCCATATCAACGACATCATCGCCGAGTCGGCGCAGTCCGAGGGATTGCCGCTGCTCGGCTTCCGCGACGTGCCGGTCGACAATTCCTCGCTGTCCAAGGCGCCGGAGATCGCCGCGTCGGAGCCGTTCCACCGGCAGGTCTTCATCGGGCGGCCTGCCGAAATCGACAATGACGAGGAATACGAGGCGCGGCTCTACGTGCTGCGCAAGGTCATATCGGGCCGCATCTATGCCGAGAACAACAACAGGGACATCGGCGCCTATTGCGTCTCCCTGTCGGCCCGCACCATCGTCTACAAGGGCATGTTCCTCGCCTATCAGGTCGGTGCCTACTACAAGGACCTCAGCGATCAGCGTTTCGAGACTGCGCTGATCCTCGTCCACCAGCGTTTCTCGACCAACACCTTCCCGTCATGGAAGCTGGCGCATCCCTACCGCATGGTCGCGCACAACGGCGAGATCAACACGGTGCGCGGCAACAACAACTGGATGGCGGCGCGTCAGGCATCCGTCGACAGCGAACTGTTCGGCAACGACATCTCCAAGCTGTGGCCGATCTCCTACGAGGGGCAGTCGGATACGGCCTGCTTCGACAACGCGTTGGAGTTCCTGTTCCAGGGCGGCTACACGCTCGCGCACGCCATGATGATGCTGATCCCGGAGGCGTGGGCCGGCAACAAGACGATGCCTGCCGACCGCAAGGCATTCTACGAGTATCATGCGGCGCTGATGGAGCCGTGGGACGGCCCTGCTGCGGTCGCCTTCACCGATGGCCGCCAGATCGGCGCGACGCTCGACCGCAACGGCCTGCGCCCGGCGCGCTACGTGGTTACGGACGACGATCGCGTCATCATGGCGTCCGAAGCCGGCGCGCTGGTGGTTCCGGAAAAGCACATCGTCCGCAAGTGGCGGCTGCAGCCGGGCAAGATGCTGCTGATCGATCTCGTCAAGGGCCGCATCATCTCGGACGACGAGATCAAGTCGGAGATCGCCGGCAAGCATCCCTACAAGGACTGGCTGGCACGCACGCAACTCATTCTGGAAGACCTGAATCCGGTCGAACCGCGCGCGCTGCGCAAGGATGTCACGCTGCTCGATCGTCAGCAGGCCTTCGGCTATACGCAGGAAGACACCAGGCTTCTGATGGCGCCCATGGCGACCACCGGACAGGAAGCCGTGGGCTCGATGGGCACCGACACGCCGATCGCGGCCATGTCTGACAAGCCGAAGCTGCTCTATCATTACTTCAAGCAGAATTTCGCGCAGGTCACCAATCCGCCGATCGATCCGATCCGCGAGGAGCTGGTGATGAGCCTCGTCTCCTTCATCGGGCCGCGGCCGAACATCCTCGACCTCGTCGGCACCTCGCGCCGCAAGCGGCTGGAAGTGCGTCAGCCGATCCTCACCAACGCGGATCTGGAGAAGATCCGCTCCATCGGCCATACCGAGGACAGTTTCGACACCAAGACGATCGACATCACCTATTCGGTGACGGAGGGGGCGGCCGGCATGCCGGCGGCGATCGAGCGCCTGTGCGAGCGTGCCGAGGCGGCGGTGGCCGGCGGCTACAACATCATCATCCTGTCGGACCGGCAGATCGGACCGGACCGTATCGACATCCCCACGCTGCTGGCGACGGCGGCGGTGCACCATCATCTCGTGCGCAAGGGGCTGCGGACGTCTGTCGGCCTCGTCGTGGAATCGGGCGAGCCGCGCGAGGTGCATCATTTCTGCTGCCTTGCCGGCTACGGCGCGGAGGCGATCAATCCCTACCTCGCCTTCGACACGCTCACCGACATGCACCGCCGCGGTGAGTTCCCGCCGGAGGTCGACGCGGACGAACTGGTGACGCGCTACATCAAGTCCATCGGCAAGGGCATCCTCAAGGTCATGTCCAAGATGGGCATCTCGACCTATCAGTCCTATTGCGGCGCCCAGATTTTCGATGCCGTCGGCCTGAAGTCCGATTTCGTCGAGAAGTACTTCACCGGCACGGCGACCACGATCGAGGGCGTCGGGCTTGAGGAAATCTCGGCCGAGACCGTGCGCCGCCATGCCGACGCGTTCGGCAACGATCCCGTTCTCAGAAATGCGCTGGACGTTGGCGGCGAATACATGTTCCGCATGCGCGGCGAAGCGCATATGTGGACGCCGGATGCCGTCGCGACGCTGCAACACGCGGTGCGCAAGGGTTCATGGGACACGTTCAAGGAGTTTTCCGAGCAGGTCGACAGCGCTTCGGCGCGGGCGCAGAACATTCGCGGCCTGTTTCAGATCAGGCTGGCCGGGGAGACGGGCCGCGAGCCGGTTCCGCTGGAGGATGTCGAGCCGGCAGCCGAGATCGTCAAGCGCTTCTCCACCGGCGCGATGTCGTTCGGATCGATCAGCCGCGAGGCGCATACGACTCTGGCCAAGGCCATGAACAAGATCGGCGGCAAGTCGAACACGGGCGAGGGCGGCGAGGAGCCCGACCGCTACCTGCCGCTGCCCGGCGGTGGCGTGAATCCCGAGCGTTCGGCGATCAAGCAGGTGGCGTCGGGCCGGTTCGGCGTGACGACGGAGTATCTCGTCAATTCCGACGTGATGCAGATCAAGGTGGCGCAGGGCGCCAAGCCCGGCGAGGGCGGCCAGTTGCCGGGCCACAAGGTGGACGCGACGATCGCCAAGACCCGGCATTCGACGCAGGGCGTCGGCCTCATCTCGCCGCCGCCGCACCACGATATCTATTCGATCGAGGATCTGGCGCAGCTCATCTACGATCTGAAGAACGTCAATCCGGCGGCCGACGTGTCGGTGAAGCTGGTGTCCGAGGTGGGCGTCGGCACGGTCGCGGCCGGCGTCGCCAAGGCGCGCGCCGATCATATCACCATCTCGGGCTATGACGGCGGCACGGGCGCATCGCCGCTGACCTCGCTCAAGCATGCCGGGTCGCCGTGGGAGATCGGGCTTGCCGAAACCCACCAGACGCTGGTGCTCAACCGGCTGCGCTCCAGAGTCGCGCTACAGGTCGACGGCGGGCTGAAGACCGGCCGCGACGTCATCATCGGCGCTCTGCTGGGAGCCGACGAGTTCGGCTTCTCCACCGCGCCGCTGATCGCGGCGGGCTGCATCATGATGCGCAAGTGCCACCTGAATACCTGCCCGGTCGGCGTCGCGACGCAGGACCCGGTGCTGCGCAAGCGCTTCAAGGGCACGCCGGAGCACGTCATCAACTACTTCTTCTATGTGGCGGAAGAGGTGCGCGAGTTGCTGGCGGCGATGGGGTATACCAGACTCGACGAGATCATCGGCGACAGCGACTTGCTGGAAAAGCGCGATCTGATCGACCACTGGAAGATGAAGGGCCTCGATTTCTCAAGGCTCTTCTACAAGCCGGAGGCCCCGAAGGAAGAAATCCGCTGGACGGCAAGGCAGCAGCATCCGATCGACGATGTGCTCGACCGCAAGCTGATCGAGCTAGCAAGACCGGCGCTGGAAGCGCGCCAGCCGGTGCAGATCGAGATGCCGATCCGGAACGTCGATCGCTCGGCCGGCGCGATGCTTTCGGGCGAACTGGTCAAGCGCTTCAAGCACAAGGGCCTGCGCGACGAAACGATCTCCGTGAAGCTGACGGGCACGGCCGGACAATCCTTCGGCGCCTTTCTGGCGCGCGGCATTTCGTTCGATCTGATCGGCGACGGCAACGACTATGTCGGCAAGGGTCTTTCGGGCGGCCGCATCGTCATCCGTCCGTCGGACGAGGCGAAGATCGTGGCCGAAGATTCCATCATCGTCGGCAATACCGTGCTCTACGGCGCCACCGAGGGTGAATGCTACTTCCGCGGCGTCGCGGGCGAGCGGTTCGCCGTGCGCAATTCCGGCGCGGTGACGGTTGTCGAGGGCGTGGGCGACCATGGCTGCGAATACATGACGGGCGGCGTTGTCGTCGTCATCGGGCAGACCGGCCGCAACTTCGCCGCCGGCATGTCGGGCGGCGTCGCCTATGTGCTGGACGAGCAGGGCGACTTCGCCAAGCGCTGTAACATGGCCATGGTCGAACTCGAGCCGGTGCCCGAGGAAGACGATTTGATGGAGAAGCTCCACCATCATGGCGGCGACATCGCGCATAAGGGGCGCGTGGACGTCTCCGGCGACATGACCAGCCATGACGAGGAACGCCTCTACCAACTCATCGCGAACCATGTGCACTATACCGGCTCGACCAAGGGCAAGGCCATCCTCGACGACTGGGCGACATACCGGCCGAAGTTCCGGAAAGTGATGCCCGTCGAATACCGCCGCGCGCTGCAGGAGATGGAGCGTCTGCGCATGAGCGTGGCGGCGGAATGA
- a CDS encoding low specificity L-threonine aldolase — translation MFFASDNWAGAHPAIAASLVENAGGFASAYGTSEFDKAVERKFSEIFERDVAVLFVGTGTAANSLSLASVAKPGGVAFAHREAHVIADECGAPEYLSGSLRLAPIDGPTGKMTAENLHAGVSRFAPEIVHDGRPVAVSLTQATEAGTVYTLDEIAALAAVAKEFGLPVHMDGARFANALVALNTTPAEMTWKRGVDLLSFGGTKNGCWCAEAVVLFDPAGAKDFCFIRKRAAQLFSKSRFIAAQFDAYFRDDLWLANARHANAMAARLASAFRASNTARLAWEPGANEVFAILSNKTIHAAKAASAAFYEWHTPAALAGQVSRDEQLCRFVTSFATTEEEVTRLAELIRQ, via the coding sequence ATGTTTTTTGCCTCAGACAATTGGGCCGGCGCGCATCCGGCCATCGCAGCCAGCCTCGTGGAAAATGCCGGCGGCTTCGCGTCCGCCTACGGCACGAGCGAATTCGACAAGGCTGTCGAACGCAAGTTCAGCGAAATCTTCGAACGCGACGTCGCGGTTCTCTTCGTCGGTACCGGAACCGCCGCGAATTCGCTTTCGCTCGCCTCCGTCGCGAAGCCCGGCGGCGTCGCTTTCGCCCACCGCGAAGCCCATGTCATCGCCGACGAATGCGGCGCGCCGGAATATCTGTCCGGTTCGCTGCGCCTCGCGCCGATCGATGGGCCAACAGGAAAGATGACCGCCGAGAATCTGCACGCCGGCGTGTCGCGCTTCGCGCCCGAGATCGTGCATGACGGGCGGCCTGTCGCCGTCTCGCTCACGCAGGCGACGGAAGCCGGCACCGTCTACACGCTCGACGAGATTGCGGCGCTGGCCGCTGTCGCGAAGGAATTCGGCCTGCCGGTGCACATGGACGGCGCCCGCTTCGCCAATGCGCTTGTCGCGCTCAATACGACGCCGGCCGAGATGACGTGGAAACGCGGCGTCGATCTGCTTTCCTTCGGCGGCACCAAGAATGGCTGCTGGTGCGCCGAGGCCGTCGTGCTTTTCGACCCCGCCGGCGCCAAGGATTTCTGCTTCATCCGCAAGCGCGCCGCGCAGTTGTTCTCGAAATCGCGCTTCATCGCCGCGCAATTTGACGCGTATTTCCGGGATGACCTCTGGCTCGCGAACGCCCGTCACGCCAATGCGATGGCGGCTCGTCTGGCGAGCGCCTTCCGCGCATCCAACACCGCGCGTCTCGCATGGGAGCCGGGTGCGAACGAAGTCTTCGCAATCCTTTCGAATAAGACCATTCACGCCGCCAAGGCAGCCAGCGCGGCTTTCTACGAATGGCACACGCCGGCCGCGCTGGCGGGTCAGGTTTCGCGAGACGAGCAGCTTTGTCGCTTCGTGACCAGCTTCGCCACCACCGAGGAGGAGGTGACGCGGCTCGCGGAGCTGATCCGGCAGTGA
- a CDS encoding D-alanine--D-alanine ligase, translated as MSRKRSVAVLFGGRSAEHDVSVMSAANVMQAIDPAKYEVVPIRIERDGRWLLHRFGPEGSLGAPKNTGLQVALMPGGSGALVTMSPVVADGTLPEIDVIFPVLHGPYGEDGSVQGLAETAGIAYVGCGVASSAICMDKDLTKRLLVAADVPMARSLTMRPGMSVPFETVKRELGMPVFVKPARQGSSFGVGKADSPQALATALANAFEHDDKLLIEEFVPAREIECAVLEKPDGSLVVSDPGEIITAASHQFYTYEAKYLDTGGTVVRTPADVPDAAKKACRETAAKAFRTLECSGMARVDFFLRKDGELLLNEVNTIPGFTNMSMYPKALESGGVSYTEAVDTLIQTAIARHSGKAREA; from the coding sequence TTGAGCAGGAAACGCTCGGTCGCCGTGCTGTTCGGCGGACGTTCCGCCGAACACGACGTATCCGTCATGTCTGCAGCGAATGTCATGCAGGCCATCGATCCGGCAAAATACGAGGTCGTCCCGATCAGGATCGAGCGCGACGGGCGATGGCTTCTCCACAGGTTCGGCCCGGAAGGATCGCTTGGCGCGCCGAAAAACACCGGACTACAGGTGGCATTGATGCCGGGCGGCTCCGGCGCGCTGGTGACGATGTCGCCGGTCGTGGCCGATGGCACGCTGCCGGAGATCGACGTCATCTTTCCGGTCCTGCACGGTCCCTATGGCGAGGACGGCAGCGTGCAGGGCCTGGCCGAGACGGCAGGCATCGCCTATGTCGGTTGCGGCGTGGCGAGTTCCGCCATCTGCATGGACAAGGACCTGACCAAGCGCCTGCTGGTCGCGGCCGACGTGCCGATGGCACGGTCGCTCACCATGCGGCCCGGCATGTCGGTCCCGTTCGAGACTGTGAAGCGCGAACTTGGCATGCCCGTTTTCGTCAAGCCGGCGCGCCAGGGCTCGTCCTTCGGCGTCGGCAAGGCCGATAGTCCGCAGGCCCTCGCGACGGCTCTCGCGAACGCCTTCGAACATGACGACAAACTGCTGATCGAAGAATTTGTGCCGGCGCGGGAGATCGAATGCGCGGTGTTGGAGAAGCCGGACGGTTCGCTGGTCGTTTCCGATCCCGGCGAGATCATCACCGCCGCTTCCCACCAGTTCTATACCTACGAGGCGAAATATCTCGACACCGGCGGCACCGTCGTCCGGACGCCGGCCGATGTTCCCGACGCGGCGAAGAAAGCATGCCGCGAAACCGCGGCCAAGGCATTCAGGACGCTCGAATGCAGCGGCATGGCGCGCGTGGATTTCTTCCTGCGAAAGGACGGAGAATTGCTGCTGAACGAGGTGAACACCATACCGGGCTTCACCAATATGAGCATGTATCCGAAAGCGCTGGAATCCGGCGGCGTGTCCTACACGGAAGCGGTGGATACGCTGATCCAGACCGCGATCGCCCGCCATTCCGGAAAAGCGCGTGAGGCGTGA
- a CDS encoding Hsp20 family protein, with translation MRHVDFSPLYRSTVGFDRLFTMLDSLAQPEGGQSQTSYPPYNIERTGEDAYRISMAVAGFSDDEISIEAHRNVLTIKGERSEEKNAEGSELLYRGIASRSFERRFQLADHVEVVGANLKNGLLHIDLKRTIPEELKPRKIAISSVSGNTAKQIEGQSVN, from the coding sequence ATGCGTCACGTTGATTTTTCCCCGCTCTACCGGTCGACCGTCGGTTTCGATCGCCTTTTCACCATGCTCGACTCCCTTGCGCAGCCTGAAGGCGGCCAGAGCCAGACAAGCTATCCGCCCTACAATATCGAGCGTACGGGCGAGGACGCTTATCGCATCTCGATGGCGGTAGCCGGTTTCTCGGATGACGAGATTTCGATCGAAGCCCACCGCAACGTTCTGACCATCAAGGGTGAGCGCAGCGAAGAGAAGAACGCCGAGGGCAGCGAACTGCTTTATCGCGGCATCGCCTCGCGCTCGTTCGAGCGGCGCTTCCAACTTGCCGATCACGTCGAGGTCGTGGGCGCCAATCTGAAGAACGGCCTGCTCCATATCGACCTGAAGCGCACGATCCCGGAAGAGCTGAAGCCCCGCAAGATCGCGATCAGCTCGGTATCGGGCAATACCGCGAAGCAGATCGAAGGCCAGTCGGTCAACTGA
- a CDS encoding alpha/beta hydrolase: MSTDILFGTPGNPVPPHGNAGHFEAADGARIRHARFRPAPGVVNKGTVLVLQGRNECIEKYFETIGDLTGRGFTVAMADWRGQGGSQRLLRNPQRGYVRSFDDYVRDFERFFQEHVLDDCDGPYYVLGHSTGTLIALLAAPALTNRVRRMVLAAPFLAVQGFPFSMRNIRRITGALRMMGLGWLYATGGPRRRLPFATNPLTSDLTRFERNADLIDAQPSLAMGGPTATWVNRVCIAVEQVTEPDFMARIQIPILFVAAGADTVVSTATIERYARGLRSGAVVTIDGARHELLQEADLYREQFLAAFDAFIPGSDAVFAETAPGVPVEAEVPA; encoded by the coding sequence ATGAGCACGGACATACTTTTCGGAACGCCCGGCAATCCGGTGCCGCCGCACGGCAACGCCGGCCACTTCGAGGCCGCCGACGGCGCACGCATCCGCCATGCCCGCTTCCGGCCGGCGCCGGGCGTGGTGAACAAGGGCACTGTCCTCGTCCTGCAAGGCCGCAACGAATGCATCGAGAAATATTTCGAGACCATCGGCGACCTCACCGGCCGCGGCTTCACCGTCGCCATGGCCGACTGGCGCGGACAGGGCGGCTCGCAACGCCTGCTGCGCAACCCGCAGCGTGGCTACGTCCGCTCCTTCGATGACTATGTGCGCGACTTCGAGAGGTTCTTTCAGGAACACGTCCTGGACGATTGCGACGGCCCGTACTACGTGCTCGGCCATTCCACCGGTACGCTGATCGCGCTGCTGGCAGCTCCCGCGCTCACCAATCGCGTGCGGCGCATGGTGCTGGCTGCGCCATTTCTGGCAGTGCAGGGCTTTCCGTTCTCGATGCGCAACATCCGGCGCATCACCGGCGCGCTCCGCATGATGGGACTGGGCTGGCTCTACGCGACCGGCGGCCCGCGCCGGCGGCTGCCTTTCGCCACCAACCCGCTGACCAGCGACCTGACGCGCTTCGAGCGCAATGCCGACCTGATCGACGCACAGCCCTCCCTCGCCATGGGCGGACCGACGGCGACCTGGGTCAACCGGGTCTGCATCGCGGTCGAGCAGGTCACCGAACCGGATTTCATGGCGCGGATCCAGATACCGATCCTGTTCGTGGCGGCCGGCGCCGACACGGTCGTCTCGACTGCGACGATCGAACGCTACGCGCGCGGCCTGCGCTCGGGCGCTGTCGTCACCATCGACGGCGCCCGCCACGAACTGCTGCAGGAGGCGGACCTTTATCGCGAGCAGTTCCTGGCGGCCTTCGACGCCTTCATTCCCGGCAGCGACGCCGTGTTCGCGGAGACTGCGCCGGGCGTTCCGGTCGAAGCGGAAGTGCCTGCCTGA
- the hisN gene encoding histidinol-phosphatase yields MKISAEFMRRIAAAAAGETLPRFRGAADVVNKLEAGFDPVTEADREAEQAIKRVILEAYPEHGILGEEHGTVNEGADHMWVIDPIDGTRAFISGLPVWGTLVGLTVGGEAVAGMMSQPFTGELFYADGETSRYEGPGGPRVLKARKTTRLADATLFTTTPALFKGSKRAVYDRFETMVRMPRYGADCYAFAMVAAGQVDIVTDPGLKPYDIVALIPIIEQAGGVVTTFDGGPAEKGGDILAAATPELHAAAMEALKD; encoded by the coding sequence ATGAAGATCAGTGCAGAGTTCATGCGCCGCATCGCGGCCGCCGCCGCTGGCGAGACGCTGCCGCGCTTTCGCGGCGCAGCAGACGTGGTGAACAAGCTCGAAGCGGGTTTCGATCCTGTCACCGAGGCGGACCGGGAGGCCGAGCAGGCAATCAAACGCGTGATCCTGGAGGCCTATCCCGAGCATGGGATACTCGGCGAGGAGCACGGCACGGTGAACGAGGGCGCCGATCACATGTGGGTCATCGACCCCATCGACGGGACACGCGCCTTCATCTCCGGTCTGCCGGTGTGGGGAACGCTGGTCGGCCTGACCGTCGGAGGCGAGGCCGTGGCGGGAATGATGTCGCAGCCCTTCACCGGCGAATTGTTCTATGCCGACGGCGAGACGTCCCGCTACGAAGGGCCGGGCGGGCCACGCGTGCTGAAGGCGCGCAAGACGACGAGACTTGCGGACGCCACGCTGTTCACCACCACACCCGCGCTGTTCAAGGGATCGAAACGGGCGGTCTACGACCGTTTTGAGACCATGGTGCGCATGCCGCGTTACGGGGCCGACTGCTATGCCTTCGCCATGGTCGCCGCCGGGCAGGTCGACATCGTCACCGATCCGGGACTCAAGCCGTACGACATCGTGGCGTTGATCCCGATCATCGAGCAGGCGGGCGGCGTGGTGACGACCTTCGACGGCGGCCCGGCGGAGAAGGGCGGCGACATTCTGGCGGCGGCGACGCCAGAACTCCACGCCGCTGCGATGGAAGCGCTAAAAGACTGA
- a CDS encoding N-formylglutamate amidohydrolase — protein MTVVEDFSATVPFEVRSSIEQRVPFVFCSPHSGRYYPERFLRMARLDGQAIRRSEDCFVDELFAGAATLGAPLLVANFPRAYLDVNREPWELDPRMFAEPLPSFVNARSARVAGGLGTIPKLVGEGQDIYPSRIRLSEAVSRIEGIYKPFHECLKGLVTRTHARFGIAVLIDCHSMPASVRIGANNVRPDFIIGDRFGTSAAPALIEHAIGLLSAMGYTVTHNKPYAGGYITEHYGRPARGLHALQIEINRGLYMDERTFRKSPGFEALAEDLLRFTADLIAIPEHELAAPPLAAE, from the coding sequence ATGACAGTAGTCGAGGATTTTTCGGCCACGGTTCCTTTCGAAGTCCGTTCCAGCATCGAACAGCGCGTTCCTTTCGTTTTCTGCTCCCCGCACAGCGGCCGCTACTATCCTGAACGCTTCCTGAGGATGGCGCGGCTGGACGGGCAGGCGATTCGCCGTTCCGAGGACTGCTTCGTCGACGAACTCTTCGCCGGCGCCGCCACGCTTGGCGCCCCGTTGCTTGTCGCGAATTTTCCGCGCGCCTATCTCGACGTCAACCGCGAGCCATGGGAACTCGATCCGCGCATGTTCGCGGAGCCGCTGCCGTCCTTCGTCAATGCGCGGTCGGCGCGCGTCGCGGGCGGTCTCGGAACAATCCCGAAGCTGGTCGGGGAGGGGCAGGACATCTATCCGTCGCGAATCCGCCTTTCCGAGGCGGTCAGCCGCATCGAGGGCATCTACAAACCGTTCCACGAGTGCCTTAAGGGGTTGGTGACGCGAACGCATGCGCGATTCGGGATCGCCGTCCTGATCGACTGCCATTCGATGCCGGCCAGCGTGCGCATCGGTGCGAACAACGTTCGGCCCGACTTCATAATCGGCGACCGTTTCGGCACATCGGCGGCTCCGGCGCTGATCGAACATGCCATCGGCCTGCTGAGCGCCATGGGCTACACCGTGACCCACAACAAACCCTATGCCGGCGGCTACATCACGGAACATTACGGCCGTCCGGCCCGGGGGCTGCACGCGCTGCAGATCGAGATCAACCGGGGTCTCTACATGGACGAGCGGACATTCCGGAAATCGCCCGGATTCGAGGCGCTGGCGGAAGACCTGCTGCGCTTCACGGCGGACCTGATCGCCATTCCGGAACACGAACTCGCGGCGCCGCCGCTGGCCGCGGAATAG
- a CDS encoding response regulator, translated as MARILLAEDDEDMRRFLVKALQRAGYDVTDFDNGASAFERLREEPFSLLLTDIVMPEMDGIELARRATEIDPDLKVMFITGFAAVALNPDSKAPKDAKVLSKPFHLRELVTEVEKMLQAA; from the coding sequence ATGGCACGCATTCTGCTTGCGGAAGACGATGAGGACATGCGCCGGTTTCTGGTCAAGGCGCTGCAGCGCGCGGGCTACGACGTCACCGATTTCGACAATGGCGCAAGCGCCTTCGAGCGCCTGCGCGAGGAACCGTTCTCGCTGCTCCTGACGGACATCGTCATGCCGGAGATGGACGGCATCGAGCTCGCCCGCCGGGCGACCGAGATCGATCCCGATCTCAAGGTGATGTTCATCACCGGTTTCGCCGCCGTGGCGCTCAATCCCGATTCCAAGGCGCCCAAGGACGCCAAGGTGCTGTCGAAGCCTTTCCATCTGCGCGAACTCGTCACCGAGGTCGAGAAGATGCTCCAGGCGGCCTAA